The window TACGATCTAATTTGTAGTTACCTGCATCATAGTGGCAGTCACCCATGTGACATCCAGCTACAAATACACCGTCAGCACCTTCTTTAAATGCTTTCAAAACAAATTGTGGGTCAATTCTTCCAGAACACATTACACGAATAACTCTAATATTCGGTGGGTATTGCATACGTGCAGTACCAGCTGTGTCTGCTCCTCCATAGGAACACCAGTTGCAACAAAACATTACAATTTTTACATCATCAGCCATAGAGTTTCTCCTCCTCTATAATATTTTTTCTGATTTTGAAAAACTTTTGTCTTTCAAAAACCCAATTTTAAAGTTTTTTAAAAAATTTTAAAATTTTTCTTTTAAGGAAATACTGTTTAGGTATACCTTAAAATCACAATTTCACGTACGTAATGAGCTAGCTCAGCATTACATTATGTACTGATTAATATATATTATAAATAATTAATATAAAGGTTACTTAGAAAATAAAGTCAAAAAGTTTATATACTATAAAACGAGTTTGAAAAAAGTAATCGCAATAGGGTTTAAAATTGAAAAAAAAGAAAAAATAGATGGAATTACATTCCATCAAGACTCATATCAATCATTCTTTGAGTTTGCTCGGCTAATTCGTCAGGAAGACCAGTGATATCCATGTTTAAAAATCCTCTAACAATCATGGATTCGGCGTCTTCTTCAGCAATTCCACGAGATGTCAAGTAATTGATTTCATCTTCGGAAATCTTACCGACTGCTGCCTCGTGAGACATTTCCAAGTTAGCGGAACTGGCTTCAAGTTCAGGCACGGCATAAATGAAGCTGTCATCGGACAATACCAATCCATGACACTCCAAATGACCTTTGACTTCAGGCACAGTACCTGCCAAATGTCCTCTTGCATAGATTTGTGATTCGTCTTGAGCAACAGCCCTTGAAATAACTTCTCCTCTTGCTCCAGGAGCATTCAATAAGACTCTTGATCCCACATCGATTATGGAATCCTTTTTACCTCCTTGAATACTTTGGAAAATTGCTCTTGAATCTTTACCATCACAATATGCAGTTGGGAAAGATTGAATGGTACTTACAGGACTTGTTAAGATATAATTATTAATATAAGTTGAATTATCCATCAGTTTGACACCTGTTCTTGGACGAACTTCAACCTGTTCGGCCCAGTTGTGAACCATTGTGAAAGTGATTTTGGAACCAGGTTTCAAATACATTTCAGAAACCCCTACGTGCATTGCAGAACCCACGTCATCACCGGTTGCACATCCTGTAATCAAATGCAATTCTGAGTTTTCCTCAGCGATAATCACGTTGTGAGCAGTTTGCATGATGTCCTCATCACTGATGAACATACAAGCCTGAACAGGCATTACTTCCTTGGTTCCAGGCAATGACCTTACAAAGTAACCGCTTAAAACGCCGTTTTCCTTTTCATTTAATGCGGTTTTTGCAGTGTATTTGTCTGCATCCGGCTTTACAACATTCCAGAGATAATCCTCCAGCCAGCTGTACTTCTCCAATGCGATGCCCATATTCATTACTTCAATTGAATCGGACATGGAGTTGTTTGTGAAAATATTACTTTGGTCCACCTGTAAAAATGATCCTGACCTGTTCTTCTCTTCAGTATCGACTCCTACCTGCAAGAGGTCCTTTTTGGTCTGTTTATCCAAATCATCCAAGTCATCAATCATATCTAAAGCATTAACTGTTTCATCACTGAAATTTTCAATGGTAACATCAGCCCCTAAAGCTGCCTTTTTATTTATTGCTCTTTCAGCATCCTCATAAACATTGCGCACACTCAACACATCCATTAAAACCGTTTTTTCTAATATCTTCTAAAATTTCTGAAGGATTTCCTGAACAAGAAATCACACCGTCAATCAAAACATGCGCCTTATCAGCACTTACAAAATTTAAAATATAACCTAAGTGAGTAATCAAAAGTCCGCTTCTTTTTCTTGAACGTTGAGGTTTATCCTTATCCAACAATGTTCCTATTTCGGAAGCGATTAATTCAACGTTTTCGATATCCACACCGGAATCCGGTTCATCGAACATGGTGAAATCAGGCATCTGAGCGAGCAGCTGTAAGATTTCAGAACGTTTCACTTCCCCACCGGAAAATCCTAAATTGACATCCCTATCAAGGAATTCATCACTGAACTTGAGTTGGTCAGCCAATGCCTTCATTCTAGGGTTCAACTCTTCATCCATATCCTGATGGGACTCTATTTTAAGCAGGTCCCTTACGGACACTCCTCTGATTGCAGGAGGGGTTTGGAAACTAACTCCTAAACCTAATTGCACTCTTTCAGCAGTAGTTAATTCAGTAATATCTTGACCTTTAAACTTAATGGACCCTTCAACTACATCATATTGTGGAAAACCCAAAATAGTTAAAAACAAGGTACTCTTTCCAGCACCATTAGGCCCTAAAAGGACATGAGTTTCGCCTTCATCAATTGAAAGGTTAACTCCCTTTAAAACTCTTTTACCGGCTACTTCAACAGCCAAATTTTCTATTTCAAGCAACATATAATCACCTTATGAATAAATAATGAATTTGTTTTATACTATAATAGTATAATTAACTAAATATAAATAATTAACACCCTATATGGAATAGGGTCAAAAATAAAAAAAAGAGAATAACTGAAATTATTCAGTTACAATAATGAATTCGCCAACTTTTTCCACTTTAGCAAAAGGAACTAACAATAAGTCACCGTTTCTTTTAGCGCCTTTTACATGAATATTACGGTCGCTTTCTATCCTGATAGCGATATCGACGATTTTACCAGTTTTTTCATTAATAATTAACTCGTCCAATACTCCAAGGATACGTGCGTTGTTGGTAGCTACTTGGTAGTTTTTAATTTCACTCCATAGTTTTTCTTCTCTTTTTGGAAGTTGTTGTTTATTTTCCATTTAATCACCTGATAAAAATAATTTTTACTTATATAATTATTAAAACTTCATTATATTTAAATATAATATTCATGATATAATTTTTCTGCAATTTCACTGTCGGGAATTGTATTGATGTTCAACGCCAATTCCACTTTCGCGAGAACCAACTGATTTTCATCCTGGATGATGTTTTCGCTTCTTAAAATGTTTAGTCCCGATGGCACCTTTCCATCAAAATCATATGAATATTCAAGGCCCAAATCCTTAAAAACCTCTACAGGAACCAGAACGGACAATGCGTCCTTATCCGAATCCAGGTAATGAGTTATGACATCATCAATGGTTTGTGAAGATATGAAAGGCAAATCGGCATTTATGAAAACCAGAATATCCTCTTTGGATCTTTTTTCAAAATAATCGAGGATGTATGATAAGTCTTTTAAGTAATCGTCCCCTGAGGTGTCTAAAATTTTATAATCCTCATTTAAAGATCTTAGATATTCGGTTGTCTGCCTGGTGTTGGGACTCACAGCAATGACAATTTTATCAATCAATCTGGATGATTTCAGGTTGTCAATCACGTATTTAATCAAAGGTTTATCATGCAATTTGAAAAGAGGCTTTTCGCAGGGAACTTTTAGTCTGGTTCCCATACCTCCTGCCATTAAAATTGCATAAATCATGAAAAAACCACTTGAATTCTAAGCGAACTTGCCGCCCATCATTTTCATACGGTCTTTAAGAATGCATCTTCCACCTTGCTTACCTCCAATAGGCACTCTAGGTGTTCCCATTGAGTTCATACAACGGGCCATGATAGCAGAACCTAACGCCAAACCGTCCTCAACGAATACGACGTTTTCAAACTTGTCCTGAACAGCTTCCAAAATAAGTTCAGGCTTGCGTCCGGTGATACCTGCCCTACCTGTTATTCCCAATGCGGAACCTGGAACGATGACATTTTCAGCAAAAGCAACATCCAAAACCCTTTTTACGATATTGGTACTTACATAGTCCAGGGTTGAAAGCAATGTTGGAAGGCCATCGGCATCATAGAATTGAGCACCCAATTCCATCAAGTCATCGAGTTTATCACCATTGAAACCTACATCACAACCGATTAATGTAGTTCCTGCATTTTCAGCCGCTTCAGGATTAACCGGTACAGTACCGAATCTTTCGACATCCATTGGCACTTTGGTAATGTTGATCAGCTTATGTGCTTCCAAAGCATTGGCCTCAGCTTGCTTGTGGTCTGCCTTTTTCATTGCCTTATCTGAATACAAGTCCAAAGCAGCACCGTTCTTCTTATCGATTTGACCGGAACCTCTAGCCAAAGAGTCGCTTACAACACCTGCAAGACCCAGGAAGTTACCGACTGTATTTGCATAAGGCTCATTATCATTAACGATACGTCCTGCCAATGTTGAACCGAAATCAAGGGAAACACAAGGGTTTCTGTAGTCAACATCTGTCCATTTGGCACCCAGTTTAATACCTGCAGTAACAAGTTCCCCTTCCATCTCATTTGCAACAGTTTCCTTACCTTGAGGAGGAACTACACTAACAACAGCTCCGTCAAACATGATGTTTTCCAAAAGGGAATGTTTCTGCAATCTTTCAGGAAGCTGAGAAATGCTCATTGCAGGAGACATCTTACGAGGAGGAATATCTGCTTCAAGACAGCCGTCAGCTAATGCAATAATCAATTGACCGGCTTCTTCAGCAGTTGCAAAACCTGCAGTTACCCCAGTAGATCTCACAACGAAATCCAAATCCTCATATTTGTCAACATGACATTTTCTTAATGATTCCAAAACTGTATCCTTAATCAGCTCGGTTACGGATTCCTTGGAAAGTTCAATTCCCCAAACTGTCTTACCGAAAACCTCTTCATTAGGTTTTGGCGGACGTATATCACGGGTCATTTTAACGGTTTTATTCAATAAATAAGATTCACTTGTGTTTAAATTAGTGGCCATTACAATGGATTTTGTAGTGGTGTTACCTAATTCAACAGAAGCAGTTACATAAAAAGTGTCTGGCTTTTGCACAGCGCCAGGACTTGCAGGACCTGCCTTTTGAGCTCTTAAAGTGGCTAAATTACCTGTTTTAGAATGAGCAATAATAGGTTTAGGACCTTTGTTAAAAATTCTACTTAAAAAAGACATTATCTAACCTCTCCAAAATATAAAGTTAAATAATACTATCTTTTTATAATAATATAAATTTTATTAAAAAGTTTTAGAAAAAATCAGTTAAAAAATAGTTTTTGAAAAAA of the Methanobrevibacter thaueri genome contains:
- a CDS encoding hydrogenase iron-sulfur subunit: MADDVKIVMFCCNWCSYGGADTAGTARMQYPPNIRVIRVMCSGRIDPQFVLKAFKEGADGVFVAGCHMGDCHYDAGNYKLDRRMRLIYKLVEDLGIGRERVHHDWISASEGEKFSQSVKMMVNRIKELGPAPLKEQLDAEN
- a CDS encoding SufB/SufD family protein; protein product: MDVLSVRNVYEDAERAINKKAALGADVTIENFSDETVNALDMIDDLDDLDKQTKKDLLQVGVDTEEKNRSGSFLQVDQSNIFTNNSMSDSIEVMNMGIALEKYSWLEDYLWNVVKPDADKYTAKTALNEKENGVLSGYFVRSLPGTKEVMPVQACMFISDEDIMQTAHNVIIAEENSELHLITGCATGDDVGSAMHVGVSEMYLKPGSKITFTMVHNWAEQVEVRPRTGVKLMDNSTYINNYILTSPVSTIQSFPTAYCDGKDSRAIFQSIQGGKKDSIIDVGSRVLLNAPGARGEVISRAVAQDESQIYARGHLAGTVPEVKGHLECHGLVLSDDSFIYAVPELEASSANLEMSHEAAVGKISEDEINYLTSRGIAEEDAESMIVRGFLNMDITGLPDELAEQTQRMIDMSLDGM
- a CDS encoding ABC transporter ATP-binding protein: MLLEIENLAVEVAGKRVLKGVNLSIDEGETHVLLGPNGAGKSTLFLTILGFPQYDVVEGSIKFKGQDITELTTAERVQLGLGVSFQTPPAIRGVSVRDLLKIESHQDMDEELNPRMKALADQLKFSDEFLDRDVNLGFSGGEVKRSEILQLLAQMPDFTMFDEPDSGVDIENVELIASEIGTLLDKDKPQRSRKRSGLLITHLGYILNFVSADKAHVLIDGVISCSGNPSEILEDIRKNGFNGCVECAQCL
- a CDS encoding PRC-barrel domain-containing protein — encoded protein: MENKQQLPKREEKLWSEIKNYQVATNNARILGVLDELIINEKTGKIVDIAIRIESDRNIHVKGAKRNGDLLLVPFAKVEKVGEFIIVTE
- a CDS encoding NTP transferase domain-containing protein, with protein sequence MIYAILMAGGMGTRLKVPCEKPLFKLHDKPLIKYVIDNLKSSRLIDKIVIAVSPNTRQTTEYLRSLNEDYKILDTSGDDYLKDLSYILDYFEKRSKEDILVFINADLPFISSQTIDDVITHYLDSDKDALSVLVPVEVFKDLGLEYSYDFDGKVPSGLNILRSENIIQDENQLVLAKVELALNINTIPDSEIAEKLYHEYYI
- a CDS encoding methanogenesis marker 14 protein, whose product is MSFLSRIFNKGPKPIIAHSKTGNLATLRAQKAGPASPGAVQKPDTFYVTASVELGNTTTKSIVMATNLNTSESYLLNKTVKMTRDIRPPKPNEEVFGKTVWGIELSKESVTELIKDTVLESLRKCHVDKYEDLDFVVRSTGVTAGFATAEEAGQLIIALADGCLEADIPPRKMSPAMSISQLPERLQKHSLLENIMFDGAVVSVVPPQGKETVANEMEGELVTAGIKLGAKWTDVDYRNPCVSLDFGSTLAGRIVNDNEPYANTVGNFLGLAGVVSDSLARGSGQIDKKNGAALDLYSDKAMKKADHKQAEANALEAHKLINITKVPMDVERFGTVPVNPEAAENAGTTLIGCDVGFNGDKLDDLMELGAQFYDADGLPTLLSTLDYVSTNIVKRVLDVAFAENVIVPGSALGITGRAGITGRKPELILEAVQDKFENVVFVEDGLALGSAIMARCMNSMGTPRVPIGGKQGGRCILKDRMKMMGGKFA